A stretch of DNA from Thermanaerothrix sp.:
TTGCAGTGCTATGGCCCCCTTTTTAAGCCCTTACTTAAGCTTAAGGGCCGTCACCGCCCGGGGCTCCAGTATCCTGAAGGCGAAGGTCTCGGTGAAGAAGAGCCTCACGGTGGTGGAGTCGTGGGACTCGTATCCCAAGGACATGTCCTGCCCCAGGGTTAGCTCCATGTGGCCTCCCTTCAGGGACACCAGGAGGGCCCCCTCCAGGGAAGGGGCGTAGATGAGCCTGTCCACCAGCTCTGAGAGGTTCTTCCTCATGGGATACGGCTCCGAGAAGGAGTCCACGGCGGCGAAGAGCTTCTCCCCTCCCACCAGGGCGAAGGGGCCCTCCACCACCGTCTCCATGGACCTCACCGCCTTGGCCACGCCCATTATCATGTCCTTGCTCTTGGACACGCTCAGCTCCATGGAATGGGCGGCCCCCTTGATGAGCCCCTCTATGCAGCCGTCGTCCATACCGTGGTACACCGCCTTCTCCTCAAAGGCGGCGATCTTCCTCGCCGCCTCCTCAAGGGAGGATAGGTCCACGTCCTTGGCGCCCCTTGATATGTCGTCCAGGTCCCATATGCTCATCTCAAAGGACACCCGGGCCTCCACCATGGGCTGGAACTGGCGGATGCCGTACTGCACCGCCCCCTTCTGCTGACCCTCCGGGAGCATGAGCTTGCCGGTGCCGAAGCCGTGGAAGTCCCATCCCATGGGGCCTAAAACGTCCACGAACCGCCTGGCGGAAAGGTTCTCCTTCAAAACCACCCGGGCCTGCTGATCCAAAACCGCCCAGGCCTCATCGCTTATGGGGGCGAACTTCCTCTTCAGAACGTCCATAAGAAACCCTCCCTTCGATCTTTTCGATCTAAACTCAAAGGGGCCGCGAACCTCCAAAGTTCCCCTTCCCAGCTACAGCTTGCCTATGCCGAGGGACCCGGAGGGTTCCGATCCCAGCTTCCCGCCCTCCCCGCCGGTGGCGGCCTCCTCCACCTGGGTCACCGGAACGGTGGTGAATAGGTAGGTCCTAAGGGCCTCGTCCATGGCAGGCAGCTTCCGGCGCAGCCACTCAACGCACATGGCGGCGTGCTCTATCTCCTCGTCCCGGTTGTGGAGCAAAAGGGCCTTCAGCTCCTGGTCGGCGGTAAGGGACGCCCTCTGATGGTAGTAGTCTATGGCCTCCACCTCTTCCCTAAGGCTCGCAAGGGCCCTGGATATGTCCCGATCCTCTGGCCTCATCTCACCCGCGGGCTCGAAGTATCCCATCTCTCATACCCCCCATCGGTTTATATGTTCCTTTAAGGGGATTGTACAGCAAAGAAGCCCCCCTGTGTCAAAGGCGGCGAAAAATCAAAAACGATTTTTATCTCCTTATCCCAGTGCTTCCGTGGGCGATGGGGGGCCCCAAGGGGCCGTGAGGGTTTCTGATGGAGGTGGGTGGCGTCAGGCCTTCGAGGCCTTGTGGAGGTACATGGCCTCGTCGGCCCGCTGCATGAGGGTTATGGAGTCCCTGCCGTCCCTTGGGAAGATGGCTATCCCGAGGCTTGCGCCGATGGGGATGGACATGCCCTTCACCTCCACGGGCCTGTCGAACTGGGAGGCCACCTTGGCCACCACGGAGAAGGCGGACTCCTCGCAGGCAAGGCCCTTTATTATCATGACGAACTCGTCTCCCCCGATGCGGGACACCAGGTCCGAGGATCTCACGCACCTTTTAAGCCGCTTGGCCACCTCTTTAAGGGTCTCGTCCCCCATGAGGTGACCCAAGCCGTCGTTTATCTCCTTGAAGCCGTCCAGGTCTATGAATATGAGGGCGAAGTTGGAGTCATCGGCGGAGGACTCCATTATGGCCAGCTCTATCTCCTCGAAGCAGGCAGCCCGGTTTGGGAGGTCCGTGAGGGGGTCCTTAAGCGCCATGGCCTTTATGGCCCGCTCCCGCTCCTTGGAGTCGGTTATGTCTATCACCTGCAGGAGGTAGCCCCTTATCATCCCGTCCCGGTCCTCCACCTTGGAGACGAACACCCTGGCCTCCATGGGGGATCCGCAGGCCTTCACGAGCCGGCAGTCAACCCGCTCGTTCCTGCTCTTGCCCGCCATGAGGCGCCGCAAGGGCCCTATGACGTGCCGTTTGGAGCCCCTCTGCAGGAAATCACCTATGGGGCGGCCCACCACCGAGTGCCTGAAGTGCCCCAGCATGCCGCATATGGAGGTGTTGGCGTCCAACACCAATCCCCGAGGGGAACAGAACACCGCCCCCACCAGCGACTCCTTGAAGAAGATCCTGTAGACCTCCTGCCTGGTGAAGAAATCGCACATGAAGTTTTCAACGCTCTCCATGTCTAACACCCCCCGGGAGACCTGGTCCCCCCAAGAACAAACTTCTATGGCCTACCCCCCCGGGTGAATAATAGCACATAAATAAATAATAGTTAATCCCCATTCTCCATCAATATCTTAGCCACGTCCCTCCCGGCGAAGGGGCGTTTGAGGCGCCGGCAATTTTCGATGAGCGAGGACCTGGCTTTGTGATCGGACAGTACCTCCTCCACCTTTAGGTCCACCGCCCGGACGTGGAACACGGCCTTGGCGGCGCCGTTCTCCAGCAGGTAGTCGCTGTTCCGCTGTTCCTGCCCCGGTATGGGGTCCATGAGGAACATGGGCTTCTCCATGCACAGCACCTCCGAGGAGCTGAGCCCACCGGGTTTCATGACCACCGCGTCCGCCGCCTCGTAGAGGGGGTTTATGGGGTCCACGTAGCCGAAGACCCGCACGTTGGGCTTGTCCCCGAAGGCCCTCATCATGCCGCTCAAGCGGGAACGGTTGTTTCCGCACACCACCAGCACCTGCCAGCGGTCCCGCTTGGACAGGGTTTCAACCGCATCCTCCAGGGGCCCCACGCCGATGCCGCCGCTCATCACCAGCACGGTGGTCCTGTCCTCAAGGCCCAGCTCCCTCAAGGCCTCCTCCCTGGGCCTTGGTGAGACGAAGGAACGGGCCACGGGTATGCCGGTGAACCACACCCGGTCGAAGATGCCGTCGCAGTTGTACTGCAGCACCGCCTCCCTGCTGGCCACGAACCAGCCCCGGAAGAGGGGGTTCCGATGGAACACGTGGCTTAGGAAGTCGGTGTTGAGGTAATAGACCGGCACCTTGCCAAGGAACTCCTCCGCGATGGGGCCGGCGCCGAAGAAGTGGGTGAACACTATGGCGTCGGGGTTGAAGGCCCTAAGGCGCTTTATGAGGCGCCTTAGGTTTATCCTGGCGGTGAGCTCGTTTATGGAGTTCAAGACCCCGTCCCGGGCCTTGGGGTCGTCCATGGAGTCGTAGAAGTATCCCCAGAGCCTCGGGGCACGCTTTACCATCTCCAGGTACGAGTTGGCGATGAAGGCCTTTACGAAGGGGGAGCCGAAGGACAGCACGTCAAGACACACCACCTGGCACTCGGGGTACTGGGTCCTGATCCAATCGGACAGGGCCACGGCGGCGGTCTTGTGTCCGGTTCCAACGGTGGCGTACAGCACCGCTATCCTGTTCCTAGCCATCCTGTCCCAGCTTCCCCTTTAGGATGTCCCCTATGGTCATGCCGGTGCCCATGGTGCTCTCCCGGTGGCTCTTCATGGCGGCGGTGAGGGACGAGAATATCTGCTCCTTGGAGAAGTTGGATGGGAAGTACACCGCCGCCGCGTCGTCGTGCCCCCCTCCCCGGACCTTCCTTCCGTCCTTCAAGAGGGCCACCATCCTGCCGGAAAGGCCCGAG
This window harbors:
- a CDS encoding bacteriocin family protein, whose amino-acid sequence is MDVLKRKFAPISDEAWAVLDQQARVVLKENLSARRFVDVLGPMGWDFHGFGTGKLMLPEGQQKGAVQYGIRQFQPMVEARVSFEMSIWDLDDISRGAKDVDLSSLEEAARKIAAFEEKAVYHGMDDGCIEGLIKGAAHSMELSVSKSKDMIMGVAKAVRSMETVVEGPFALVGGEKLFAAVDSFSEPYPMRKNLSELVDRLIYAPSLEGALLVSLKGGHMELTLGQDMSLGYESHDSTTVRLFFTETFAFRILEPRAVTALKLK
- a CDS encoding ferritin-like domain-containing protein; the protein is MGYFEPAGEMRPEDRDISRALASLREEVEAIDYYHQRASLTADQELKALLLHNRDEEIEHAAMCVEWLRRKLPAMDEALRTYLFTTVPVTQVEEAATGGEGGKLGSEPSGSLGIGKL
- a CDS encoding glycosyltransferase; this encodes MARNRIAVLYATVGTGHKTAAVALSDWIRTQYPECQVVCLDVLSFGSPFVKAFIANSYLEMVKRAPRLWGYFYDSMDDPKARDGVLNSINELTARINLRRLIKRLRAFNPDAIVFTHFFGAGPIAEEFLGKVPVYYLNTDFLSHVFHRNPLFRGWFVASREAVLQYNCDGIFDRVWFTGIPVARSFVSPRPREEALRELGLEDRTTVLVMSGGIGVGPLEDAVETLSKRDRWQVLVVCGNNRSRLSGMMRAFGDKPNVRVFGYVDPINPLYEAADAVVMKPGGLSSSEVLCMEKPMFLMDPIPGQEQRNSDYLLENGAAKAVFHVRAVDLKVEEVLSDHKARSSLIENCRRLKRPFAGRDVAKILMENGD
- a CDS encoding sensor domain-containing diguanylate cyclase — translated: MESVENFMCDFFTRQEVYRIFFKESLVGAVFCSPRGLVLDANTSICGMLGHFRHSVVGRPIGDFLQRGSKRHVIGPLRRLMAGKSRNERVDCRLVKACGSPMEARVFVSKVEDRDGMIRGYLLQVIDITDSKERERAIKAMALKDPLTDLPNRAACFEEIELAIMESSADDSNFALIFIDLDGFKEINDGLGHLMGDETLKEVAKRLKRCVRSSDLVSRIGGDEFVMIIKGLACEESAFSVVAKVASQFDRPVEVKGMSIPIGASLGIAIFPRDGRDSITLMQRADEAMYLHKASKA